The genomic region CAGCTCGCGCAGCTTGCGGGAGAAGTAGTATTCGCCGGTGTGCGCCAGGCGGCTGGCTACGGGGATTTGCAGGGTATTTTCTGTCATTGCGAGGACGAAGGACGAAACAATCCTTCCTCTAAAAGTGGTGAGCGTCCATTACGCGCAAAGCTTTACGGCTTTGGCATATCGTTGTCATGCCGGAGGACTTTGAGCTGAGGAACGTGTCTGCTACGAGAGGAAGGATTGCTTCGCTGCACTCGCCATGACACTTTCCTCTTCCCAGCTGCCGCGGCGGTAGGCACCCAGCACCCGCAGCTCTTCCGTCACCAGGGACAGGTCGGCGAGCAGGGCCACCAGCTGGGCCATCTGGCTGAACTCGACATCGGCGTGGAAGCCGTAGTGCCAGGGCTGGCCGGGCCGCGGGCACGACTGCAGCTTGCTCAGGTTGAGGCCATGCGCGGCCACACGCACCAGCACGTTGGCCAGGCTGCCGGGCTCGTGCGCGACGCAAAAGTACAGAGAAGCCTTATCGGCGTGGGGGTCGGTGAGGGCGGTGTCGGCGCGCTCCAGCACCAGAAACCGGGTATAGTTGTGCGGGTCGTCGTGGATGGCGGGGGCCAGAATGTGCAGCCCGAACAGCTCGGCGGCCTGGGCCCCGGCCACCACAGCCGCGCCCGGCGTGCCGGTTTCGGCCAGCCACTGGGCGCTGCGGCCGGTGTCGTCGGTTTCTACCAGCTTCCAGTCGGGGTGGCTGTCCAGGAAAGTGCCGCACTGGCGCAAGGCCATGGGGTGCGAGTGCACGGTGCGCACGTCGGCCAGGGTGGTGCCGGGCCGCGCCAGCAGGTGCTGATGGATGGGCAGGTACACTTCGCCGGTGACCTGCACGGCGTGGCGCTCCAGCAGCAGGTAGTTAGACAGTATGCTGCCGGCCAGTGAGTTCTCCATGGCCATGAGCCCGGCCTCGGCGGTACCCTGCACCACGTGCGCAACCACTTCGGCAAAGGTGGCGCAGGCCCGCAGCGCCGGCTCCGGCCCAAAATACCGGCGGGCGGCTACCTCGTGGAAACTTCCCTGAAAACCCTGAATGGAAACGTGCATGAGAGAGTAGCTGAGTAACTGAGCAACTGAGTAAGGGCAATAAAAAAGGGCCTCCGTGTGCGGGGCCCTGCGGTTGGTGGTGAACTGGTTTTCAGCTCAGGCAACACGGGGCCGGTTTCTTCCAATAGAAGAAATAGGCGTAGGTAAAAAAGTAGCGCAGGATGGTCATGGGCAGATGCAGGCGTAAAAAAAGCGCCTCCCGGGGTCGGGAGGCGCTGAAGATTTTCAAGTGGAAAAGCTACACGGCGGCTACCCGGCTACGCGGTGGCGTAGTAGAAGCAGTAGCTAAAATAGAAACGGGCCGTGGGCTGCAGCATGAGAATGAGGTGCTTGACGTCGGCAAGGTGGCACCCGCCGCCCGGACTTCCAAATTATTTCCCGGAAAAGAACGCCCCTGCCATGCGCCCGGCAAGGCCCAAGCACTAGCCAAGTACGCGGATTCTGATTTTTGGCACGGTTTTGCAAAAGCACCCAGCATCGGCCCACTTTTCAACCCGCGCAGTGCGGCGGCTGGCTCTTCACTCCAAAACTTCTCGTTATCATGAAAACTTCCTCTTTCCTTGGCCGTCTGGCCGCCGCTACGCTTCTCTTTTCCGCAGTAGGCACCGCCGCCCAGGCTCAGATTCAAACCCACCGGGTACCGGCGTATACCGGTAAGGCCCAGGCCCGTTCAGTATC from Hymenobacter canadensis harbors:
- a CDS encoding prephenate dehydratase, with translation MHVSIQGFQGSFHEVAARRYFGPEPALRACATFAEVVAHVVQGTAEAGLMAMENSLAGSILSNYLLLERHAVQVTGEVYLPIHQHLLARPGTTLADVRTVHSHPMALRQCGTFLDSHPDWKLVETDDTGRSAQWLAETGTPGAAVVAGAQAAELFGLHILAPAIHDDPHNYTRFLVLERADTALTDPHADKASLYFCVAHEPGSLANVLVRVAAHGLNLSKLQSCPRPGQPWHYGFHADVEFSQMAQLVALLADLSLVTEELRVLGAYRRGSWEEESVMASAAKQSFLS